In Trichocoleus sp. FACHB-46, the genomic stretch ACGACTAAGACACTCACGCCCTTTAAAATGGAGGACTCCAAGGCATTAGCGATGCCCTCCAGCAAGCAGTGCGTGGAAGGCGGAAGTTCTGGGTCGGAGGCTGATAGAACCAGAGGCGGCAGCTTGACCGTAAAGGTTGCGCCTTGTCCTTCTCCAGGGCTTGCAGCGCTGACTGTTCCTCCTTGCAACTCGACCAGGTGCCGCACGATCGCCAGACCCAAGCCTAAACCGCCATGCGATCGCGTACTGGTACTGTCTGCTTGTCGAAAGCGATCGAAGACGTGGGGCAAAAATTCTGCCGGAATACCTTGGCCTGTATCTTGGACCCGAATTTGAATGCAGGAGTCTATCAGCTCCAGACTAATCTCTACCTGACCACCCCTGGGCGTGAACTTAATTGCATTGGCCAACAGATTCCAGACAATTTGTTGCAGGCGATCGGGGTCTCCTAACACTTGAGTTGCCGCCTCGTTTAGCTTTGGCTCCAAGCTGATGCCTTTAGCCTCTGCTGCGGGGCGCACTGCATCAGTTGCCGCCGTAATGACTGTGATTAACTCTACAGGGCGCACTTGCAGTTGTAGCTTGCCTTGCACAATCCGCGAAACGTCTAGAATATCTTCAATCAGTTGAGCTTGAGATTTGGCATTGCGTTCAATGGTTTCTAAGGCTTTCGCTGTAGTAACTTCATCAAATTTGCGGCTTCCCAGTAACCGGGACCAACCCAAAATCGAGTTCAACGGAGTGCGTAACTCGTGAGAAAGCGTGGCGAGAAACTCGTCTTTCATCCGGTTCGCATCTTGAGCTTCTTGGTAAAGTCTGGCGTTGTCCACGGCTAAGGCTGCCCGCCGAGCTAAGTCTTCCGCCAGGGTGAGGTCAACCGAGTTATAGTGTCGCTGAGATTCGGAAATGGTGAAAGAAATGACCCCAATGGTGCGCCCAGCCGCAATCAGGGGCACAATCATGACCGACTTGGGGTGCAAGGAGCGGATCAGCCGTAGGTAGTCAGCATCGGTGGTGGAATCAGCGATCGCCGCTTCCGACACCTCAGCCAGTAGTTGAGATTCTCCCGTCTGTAGAGCTTGGAGCACAGGACGCAAGTGGCTGAGGCGCAGCGGATAATATTGCTGGAGTTGGCGAGCTAAATCTTCTTTGGCAGGGTCAATGTGAGCCACAGTCAGAGGCCGCAGCGACTCCCCATCCTCCACCATGTCGATGACACACAAATCGGCTAGATATGGCACTGCCAACCGAGCTAGGCTGATCAGCGTGGCCTCGTAATCCAAGGAGGCAGATAGGACCGCGCTGGCTTCGGCTAAAAATGTCGAGCGTTGTTCTGAGGCTTCGGCTACGGCGCGGGCTGCTTGCTCACAAATTAGTTGGGCTCGTTCCTCCTCGGCTTGCTTGCGTTCCGTAACATCCTGAATCTGAGCAATAAAATGTACAGGTTCGCCTTGGGAATTATGCACCAGCGAAACGTTCAGTAATACCCAAACAACGTGTCCCTGCTTGTGGAGATAGCGCTTTTCCATCTCATAAGCCTGAATCTCTCCAGTCAGCATTTGACAGACAAAGATTAAGGTTCTGTCTAAGTCGTCTGGGTGGGTGACCGCTTGAAAGTTGGTATTGAGCAATTCTGAATCTGAATAGCCCAGCATTTGGCAAAGGGAACGATTCACTTGCAAGAAGCGGCCATCTGTGGCGATCAGGGCCATTCCTACCGCTGAATCGTGGAAGGCTCCCTTAAAACGCTCCTCACTTTCACGCAGGGCAGCTAGCGCCGTTGTGTGTTCTACCACCATCGCTTGGCGGGCTTCAAACTCAGCGGCATGCATTACTGCTGCTGCAATAAAGCCTGCCATGAGGCGGAGCGTGTGCGTGTCTTGCTCACTAAAAGCATTGACGTTAGGAGACAGAACCTTCAGTACCCCGGCAATTCGGCGTTCGTAGCGCAAAGGGACTGCAATCATCGAGCGAGCTCCTACCCGTCGATAAACCTCTGGACTGATCCGGGGATCAGTTTCAGCGTCATCACATCGTAGAATTTCTCCGGTGTGAAAACATTGCCCAGAAAAGCAGGTATCAGCTTTAACGCGCAAGCCCACGTAAGGCGCTGCCGTTCCACTGGCAACTCGATAGACCATGTCTTCGCCGTTGGGTAGCAAAATGACCGCGCCTGTAGCCGAAGTAATCTTTTGCGTTCGCTCGGCAATTAAGTTCATGACGCGCAGTAAATCTAGCTCTGCGGTGGCGATGTCATGTTGGGTATCAATAATGGCTGTCAGCCGCTCAGCGTCATCGCGCAACCAAGCTTCTGTGCGTAAGCGCTCTGAAATCTGCTCTTTTAGGGCTGAGTTCGCAGTAGAAAGTTCAGCCGTTCGTTTAATTACTTCGGCTTCTAACTGGTCGTGGGCTGCCTGAAGGGCTTCCTCGGTGCGTTTACGCTCGGTCATGTCGCGCATCAGTTTTGAGAAGCCCCGTAAGCGCCCAAAGCGATCGCGTAAGGCCGTGGTGATGCCACTAGCATAGAAACGGCTCCCATCTTTTCGCACATGCCAGCGTTCGTCTTCGGCTCGGTCTTCGGCGATCGCTTGCTTAATCTCTTGGTCTGGCTTGCCCTGCTGCACATCCTCAGCCGTAAAAAAGCAAGAAAAATGCTGCTCTAGAATTTCAGCTTCTTTGTAGCCTAAGATCCGCTCGGCTCCTGGATTCCAACTCGTAACTCGGCCCCGCGTATCCAGCATGAAAATGGCATAATCTTTGACATTTTCGATTAGCAGCCGATACCGTTCCTCGCTACGGCGCAGGGTTTCCTGGTGCTGCTTTGATCTCAGCCAAAAAACTTCTGTCCCCTTCTGGGCTCGGTGGAGAGCGGCGCTCAGTAGGCTAATTAAAACTCCCTCCACCGCAAAGAGCCCCAGGGCAAAAGCCTGCTCTGAAGACGGCGATGTCAAGGAATCAAACGGGGCAACGTAAAAATAAGCGCAGCCCAAGGTGGCTAGCAGAGTGGCGACCATCCCAGGACCGAAGCCACCATACCAAGCGCTGGCTATGACAGCGCTAAATAGCAATAAGAATGGAACTTGTGATTCTAATAAATCAGCTAGTGGAGATTGCAGAAGTAGAGCCAATGCTACTCCTAGGACAGCAATCCCATAGCGCAGGAATAGTGAACGGTAGACTGGCAGCATGGTTCTGTACAGGCGGTAGCAGGGGAAGTTGAATCATTCCAGAAGCACCTTCAAAGGTATAGACGATTTGTGAGGGCACAAAAGTCATAAAAGGTTGACCGTTGCTCTATAAGACAAGCCAATTAGAGTTAGAGCTCATCTCTCAAACTCTCCCAATCCAACCTTTAAGGCGGAGTCAGCTCAGGATTGAATAGAAATAGCTCAGGGCGCTAACTAGATTGGCTATAGAGTTGTCAGCGATGGAAGTAAATTCGTTGCTACCAGTTAAGCCAGTCAGTCAGTTGGTGGTTCATTGTCTTTAATTAATGAGTTATTCATCATGTTTTTAATATCTAAGTAACAAGGTATAAACTGAGGCGGGCCTTGTCTTCTGTCTTTAGTGAAGTCCTATGGAACTTACCTCTCATCCGCTAGTTCATACGTAGTCAGGGTTTCTACCCTGATTGTTTAGCACTAACGCCTCAAGAGTTAAGCTCATTTAAGCTCCCTCCCCCTGGATCGGGGCAAGATGGTGAGATGACGACGCTGTTCGCACACCTGAACCAGCTAATGTAGTGAACAGCAAACGTTACAATCCATAGCAACAGTTACATAGCAACAGTTAGGCTCGCAAACTATGGCTGCGCCCCTTTGGTGGCTCTGGTAGGACCATTCATGAATCATGCTACGGCACCCATTTATTGCCCCATTTGTCAGACGCTCAATACGGAGGCGTACAACTTTTGCCAACAATGCCGATCCTCTCTGCCCAAACGATATCTCTGGGCTGTAGGGACAGGGGTTGATGCCTATCAAATCGGAGATGTCTTAGGCGATCGCTATGTCTTAAAAAGCCGCCGAGTTTTGTTCGACACTAAACCAGGGCTGCTCCCCGATCTACCCAGTGATATTTCCGACGCGATCGCCCCTTATCTCAGGTTGTTTCCGTATCAACTGCATATTCCCCAGGTATATGGGCAAGTGCAAACGGAAAAGGGCGCTCCAGTGGTGCTGCTGGAGCAAGTTCCGCTAGAGACGAGGCGTTGGAGCCAGAGTGCAGCCGAACTATCGCATCCACTGTTCCCTGCCTTGGCTGATGTCTGGACAGAGGCCCCAGCAATCCGACAACTGAATTGGTTGTGGCAAATCTCGCAGTTATGGCAGCCGTTTAGTAGTGAAAGGGTAGCTTCTAGCCTAGTCGAGCCCCAACTGTTGCGAGTGGAAGGGCCACTGGTGCGCCTACTGGAACTACAGAGCGATCGCAAATCCGCTCCTACTTTGAGGGAACTCGGACAGTTATGGTTGCAGTGGGCACCGACGGCCCAGCCTGAAATTGCGCGTTTTCTAGCAGCCTTGTGTCATCAAATGATTCAAGGGCAGATTCGTACGCCCGAACAACTGACTGCTCAACTAGACCGAGGCTTGGTTGTTTGTGGGCGATCGCAAGCTCGTTTGGCCCAGATTGCTACGCGCACTGACCAAGGCCCCAGTCGCCAACGCAATGAGGATGCCTGCTACCCGGCGAGTGGTACTGCTTTTTCAGTGCCATTGCATCCTGGGGAAACGCCCAAAACCCTGACCTTGGTTTGTGATGGCATTGGTGGTCATGAAGGAGGGGATGTTGCTTCTAATCTCGCGATCGCTGCCGTTCAGGAACGAATTCAAGATCTAGAACTGGACGTAGCTCTGCAACACCCAGATAGCTTAATGGCAGAACTGGAGCAGGCTGTGTGTCTTGCCAATGATTTAATTTGTCAGCGCAATGACCAAGAGCAACGGCTAGACCGCCAACGCATGGGCACCACTTTAGTCATGGCATTGGCCCGTGGTCATGAAGCTTATATCACTCATATTGGCGATAGCCGCGTCTATTGGATTACCCGAACTGGTTGTTACCAACTCACAGTAGATGACGATGTCGCTTCGCGGGAAGTGCGCTTGGGCTATGCCTTATACCGAGATGCGGTACAGCAACCAGTTGCAGGTTCGCTGGTGCAAGCTCTAGGCATGAGTAGTTCAGCTACGCTGCATCCGACTGTGCAGCGTTTGATTCTGGATGAAGCGGGTGTCTTCTTACTTTGTTCGGACGGCTTGACTGAGAACGATCGCGTTGAGGAGTGCTGGGAAACCGAAATTCTGCCAATTTTGGACGGTAAGGTGGATGTAGCCACTGCTTGCCAACGCCTGGTCGAAATTGGCAACATGCGGAATGGGCATGACAACGTTACTGTCGGCCTGCTCTACTACCAAGTGACGCATACCGAAGCGATCGCAGAATTGCCAGCGTCTCTGTTGACGGAGTCACCGGATCTAGACCTCCCCCCAACTAGGCAGCCCACGGCGATCGTAACTGACACACCCACTCAGGTGGTGAATGCAGCTCCATCCACCCTAAAAACTCAAATCTTACCGCCACGGCGTTCTCCGAATGGAGCTCTACTGCTGCTAGGCATTCTGTTGTTGGTTGGTCTAGGCGGCGTTCTCGCTTATCTGCTTTTGCCTGGGGTTAGTCGTCGCATCGATCCACTACTGGGTCGGGCTCCCCAACCAGATGGAGCGCAAGTAAACCCTGGTACGCCTATTCCTACCCTGCCCTCACCAAATTCCTCGCCCCTTGTCTCGTCGCTCACCTTGGCCCCAGGGACTTTGATTCAAATTCGTCAACCCACTTCAGGGCTTGCTAGCGATCGCGAAACCGGATCAATTCAATTGCAACCTCAGCCGGGCAGTTCTACAACTGCACCTGATCCCGAATCAGGCACTGCATCAGGCGATCGCACTCCTAATGCTGCAACGGCTCAGTTAGTTCCCGCAGGGGGACTACTGCAAGTCTTGAGCAAGCAAGTCATTCCTGCTCAAGGCAGTTGGGTCAAATTAAAAGTTTGCTCCATTCCTAGTGGCACGAACGCTCAGGAACCCGCGTCTCCAAAAACCGCAACTCCCATTCCTACCGCCTCGCCTGCCAACCGCGCGACAACCCCGTCACCCAGCGATCGCTTTCTGCAACCTGGAGCCAGTGGCTGGATTGAAGAAGCAGTTTTAATGCCCTTGATTGAGCCTAATTCGCCCTCACCAAATCAATTAGGAGCTTGTAGCAATCCCCCATTAACCTCGACACCCACGCCTACCACTGCACCCAGCCAATCACCAGCTCCAGAATAAATGGACTCTGCTGTCGGAACTCAACTCTTCCAAGACCAGATAGACTGATAGGAAAACTAGCGATCGCTCAGATTCTTACAACTTACGGTTTTTGAATGCCTGTGTCAGAAACTCCTTGCCTTAGCCTGTCCATTCAGCGTTTGGCAGCTTCAGGAACAAATCGATATGTAATCTGGGTTATCAATGCCCCCTACCCGAGTGGGTACGTCTTACACGATTGCGTTTGGCCTGACACGCTAACGCAAGCTTGGCAAGCTTGGCAGGAAATGTTTTCTCTGCGCGGTCTGCCGCAAGTGCCTCATGTCTCTTCGGTGCCACCAGCGACATCGCCTCCAGCCTCTACACCAGAACCCAACGCCCTACCGTATGGGGCTCGCTTGATGCAGAACTTAGGGGTCAACTTGTGGCAATGGCTATTTGACGGCCCCGTAGAAGCTAGCATCAATCGTAGCCAAGGCATGGCTTTTGGGCTAGGTACACCGCTGCGATTGCGCTTAGAGATTCGCGACCCTGAATTGATTGCCTTGCCTTGGGAAATCATGCAATCCCAAATGGGCCGCTCAGTGATTTCGATCGCTAGTGATCAGATTTTGTTTAGCCGTACGACTAGTGAGGTAGAATCGCTGCCAGCTTTACGGATGGAGCAATCCCTCAAGGTGCTTTTGGTCCTAGGGCAAGGCATAGATACAGCCTCTAATCATTCTGAAAATGTTGGGGCTGGGGCTGCATCCCCGCAACCAGCAACGCTGAATCTAGAACAAGAAGCCGCTGCATTAGAAGAAATCCTGACCAATCATGAGGTTTCAGACACAGGCGGCCAGCAAACAGTAGCAGTGCGCTCCCAGGTAGACACTCTGATCCAGCCCACTCCAGCACAGCTAATTGAGCACCTAGAAACAGGAAAATACAACATTTTCTTTTACGCAGGGCATGGTGTACCTGCACCTGACGGCGGCTTGCTCTTGTTGGGTCCTGGAAACGCTCTTAATGGCACCGAATTAGCTCAAGTTTTGACTCGTTGCCGCGTTACTCTCGCAGTATTTAATGCTTGCTGGGGTGCCCAGCCAGATCACACCAATGACCAACCAATTCCACGCAGCAGTCTGGCAGAAGTCCTGATTCATCATGGAGTCCCTGCGGTTCTGGGCATGCGCGATTCTATTACAGACCAAGAAGCGTTGAGTTTTATCCGTTCCTTCGCCCAAGCCCTGAGAAAAAGTGAACCGATCGATCGGGCAGTAGCTTTGGCAAGACAGCATCTTTTAATGCTGTACAAATTTAATCAGCCTGCTTGGACCTTGCCAGTTCTGTACATGCATCCACAATTTGATGGTCGATTGATCCACACGGAGGGTGGTATCCAGTTCGGGCAGGACATTAAGGAAGATAAAGGCAACAACACCATGCTGCCGCCAGAAGGATTTCCTAGCGACATCAGACCTCGGATTCCAATGGCTTCTCTACGCTTAAGCGGACTTCCACCTAAAGCTTGGCCAATTCGAGACGGAGTAATTCGGGTAGGCAGCCAAGGAGATAATGATTTGGTTTTACCAGAAGCTGGAGTTTCTCGATACCATGCCAAAATTTTCTATAGAGATGCTTCAGATCAGCCAGATAACCAGCCAGCCTACATCCTGCAAGATGTGTCTCGATATGGAACTTTCATTTTAGGGTCAAATGGCTGGCGAAGAATCCACCAACAGGAAGTCTCTTTGCGCTCTGGAGTTCAGCTAAAATTTGGCAATCCTAATGGGCAAGCGTTAGAGTTTTTGATCGAGCGCCCAACTTCTGAGGAAAACCACATCTAAGCCAATTGGCCTAAATTTCAATTGCTTGCGGAACTTCCAAAAATCGGCGTGTAGCTACCCACGTCAAATGCAATCAGGAGTAGCACGATGAGAAACGGAACTATGCACTCAGACTATTTCGAGCACTCTCAATTCCAAGTTGAACTAGATGATTTACTAGAGGCTACTCTGAGCATCGATACTCCTTACCCTTGGAACATCGCAGACCCGGAAGCAGCGTCCTATCTGGAAAAGCTAGAGCAAGGATTTTCTCTAGATAACTGGCCTGAGGATGAAGTAGCAGCGCGATCGCAGGACTTCTTCGCTCGTCTAGATGGAATTTGGGCACAAAATTCTCTATCGCAGCGTTTTGCTACCTGGGCTCCTCAAAGTGTTTTAAACGCGATTGTGCAGCAAGCTCAAAAGCTGGTTGCTAGCAATTTGTCTCTCGCTGAGCAGCTAGTTCAGTGCGTGCAGCAAAGCTTACCTAATTGGGATGCTGATGACCTGCAAGTCTTAGCACGTCCGCTGGCTTATGCGATGCGGGGTGTAGAAGCAGAAACCACTGAAGTTGTGGAGTCTACGCTTAAGGCAGTGCGACCCGTAAGTTGGGAAGAGCTATCAGAACTGGAGCAGGCCCGTCTGAGCCTGTCGATCGCTCGTTGTGCTTTGGCTCAGCTGCATCAAACTGACAGCGCTCAAACTGATGAGAGTTGTGAATGATGAGCTAGGCATTGATAGTCTCCGTTGAGTTTTAGGTATAAAAGATTGCTTTCAATGATTCTATTCAAGCATCCTCTGAGAACTGCATCATCGCCCAACTGGGCGAACTGAGCTAAAAGTTCAAAGGCTAAGGAGACTTGGAAAGCCGAGTAGCAAAGTTTTGAGAGCGTGTCGGTGACAGTTGTCGAGCCTTGAGGATTGCTGCTGCCAAAAAAGCATAAGAGACAACTCCAACGATCATCAGCAGTAGAGCGTTAATGGTACCAGCTGCATTCCATAAAGCATGCAGGATCGCTGCGGTAAGATAGCCGATGCTGAGAATGAACCAACGTTTTCTAGGTTTGAGCACAGTGAGACCTACAAAATAACCTAGGTAGCCACTGTAAGCAATATGACCAGCCACAGAGCCCAGAACTCGTGGAATTAAGAGTTGGAGACCTTCTAGGGAACTAGACTGCTGCTCAATGTCTGGAACGTATTGGCCCAAAGTTTCTACTAGCGTAAATCCAGCGGCGGCAGCGGTGCCCAACAAAATGCCATCTAGAGGTTCCCAAACGCCAATTTGTTCTCGCCAGGGCGATCGCAGACAGCGACCGAGCCAGTAAGCTAGCAGGACGGGCAGAGCTTTTAGCAACTCCTCCATCAAGCCAGCCCCAAAGAACATGCTAGTGATGAGCCTGAGAAAACTAGTAGACTCATCTGGAATTGGTAAACGACCGGGAAGCACTTGGCGAAACAGCACAATGAAAGTCGATAGAATGGGACTCCGCAAAATGAGCACCATGACGCCTAGAGCCCCTAGTAGCACCCACCACGGCTTTCTTTTACCGCAGAGCTGATAAACGAGATAATAAGCTGCCCCGACTAGGTAGGTAGCAAGCAGCAGATTAAAGGCGACTGGCTGACCCACAGCGGCAAACATAAGCACGACAAAGCCGACTGTGACGATACCAGGAACTAAGTAGGCTTTGTGCGCTAGCTCTCTTCCAGTCGAAAGAATAGGAAATAGTTGCGTTAAAGTGACCGAGTCTGTCGCTACTAACCGAGGGCTTCTTAAGGGCGGTGCGGTGGCAGCAGACTGGAAGGGCACAGTATGGCTAGGCTGTGGCACGACCGCTAAATGGGAAGCAGCTGAAGGCTCGACTAAATGACACTCAAAAATAAATTCTGGGCCGTTACCACCGAGCCCAATGCGATCGCCGACCTGCAAAACTTGGCACCCCTGTAAGCGCTGTCCATTTAAGTAAGTGCCATTGGCGCTATTAAGGTCGCAAATTTCCCAGAGCGGTTCTTGAACTTGAGTTTTGAAGTTGAGGATGGGACGGATTTGAGCATGTCGTCGTGACACCATCCCAAACAAACTTGAGTCTAAAACAATCTGGCAATAAGTATCTCGTCCAACCGTTACTGATTGGGTGCGCGACAACGGGTAGCAAGGAGAATTCCGTTCTATAGAAGTTGCAGAAGGAACTTGCCAGAGGAAGGCGACGTAAGGATCTTGATCCGTCATCGTCACGAAGGCTGGGTTTTAAAAGCTAGGCTTATCTTGCCACACTTTCACTGGTTTGCCCTGGCATCTCGAACCGCTGCCAAGAAAAAGACTACAGTCAACGGGATGCTAATGGCCAGAATAATTCCGGTGACTAGTCCACCTAGATCTGGTTTTCCAGAAGATAGCTCAAATACAGAGCCAACCGCAGCGATCGCGGCTACGCAAGAACCGCCCAAGAATACACCACTTTTCGGGGTCAATGCTATT encodes the following:
- a CDS encoding CHAT domain-containing protein, with the translated sequence MPVSETPCLSLSIQRLAASGTNRYVIWVINAPYPSGYVLHDCVWPDTLTQAWQAWQEMFSLRGLPQVPHVSSVPPATSPPASTPEPNALPYGARLMQNLGVNLWQWLFDGPVEASINRSQGMAFGLGTPLRLRLEIRDPELIALPWEIMQSQMGRSVISIASDQILFSRTTSEVESLPALRMEQSLKVLLVLGQGIDTASNHSENVGAGAASPQPATLNLEQEAAALEEILTNHEVSDTGGQQTVAVRSQVDTLIQPTPAQLIEHLETGKYNIFFYAGHGVPAPDGGLLLLGPGNALNGTELAQVLTRCRVTLAVFNACWGAQPDHTNDQPIPRSSLAEVLIHHGVPAVLGMRDSITDQEALSFIRSFAQALRKSEPIDRAVALARQHLLMLYKFNQPAWTLPVLYMHPQFDGRLIHTEGGIQFGQDIKEDKGNNTMLPPEGFPSDIRPRIPMASLRLSGLPPKAWPIRDGVIRVGSQGDNDLVLPEAGVSRYHAKIFYRDASDQPDNQPAYILQDVSRYGTFILGSNGWRRIHQQEVSLRSGVQLKFGNPNGQALEFLIERPTSEENHI
- a CDS encoding PrsW family glutamic-type intramembrane protease produces the protein MTDQDPYVAFLWQVPSATSIERNSPCYPLSRTQSVTVGRDTYCQIVLDSSLFGMVSRRHAQIRPILNFKTQVQEPLWEICDLNSANGTYLNGQRLQGCQVLQVGDRIGLGGNGPEFIFECHLVEPSAASHLAVVPQPSHTVPFQSAATAPPLRSPRLVATDSVTLTQLFPILSTGRELAHKAYLVPGIVTVGFVVLMFAAVGQPVAFNLLLATYLVGAAYYLVYQLCGKRKPWWVLLGALGVMVLILRSPILSTFIVLFRQVLPGRLPIPDESTSFLRLITSMFFGAGLMEELLKALPVLLAYWLGRCLRSPWREQIGVWEPLDGILLGTAAAAGFTLVETLGQYVPDIEQQSSSLEGLQLLIPRVLGSVAGHIAYSGYLGYFVGLTVLKPRKRWFILSIGYLTAAILHALWNAAGTINALLLMIVGVVSYAFLAAAILKARQLSPTRSQNFATRLSKSP
- a CDS encoding PAS domain S-box protein, with translation MLPVYRSLFLRYGIAVLGVALALLLQSPLADLLESQVPFLLLFSAVIASAWYGGFGPGMVATLLATLGCAYFYVAPFDSLTSPSSEQAFALGLFAVEGVLISLLSAALHRAQKGTEVFWLRSKQHQETLRRSEERYRLLIENVKDYAIFMLDTRGRVTSWNPGAERILGYKEAEILEQHFSCFFTAEDVQQGKPDQEIKQAIAEDRAEDERWHVRKDGSRFYASGITTALRDRFGRLRGFSKLMRDMTERKRTEEALQAAHDQLEAEVIKRTAELSTANSALKEQISERLRTEAWLRDDAERLTAIIDTQHDIATAELDLLRVMNLIAERTQKITSATGAVILLPNGEDMVYRVASGTAAPYVGLRVKADTCFSGQCFHTGEILRCDDAETDPRISPEVYRRVGARSMIAVPLRYERRIAGVLKVLSPNVNAFSEQDTHTLRLMAGFIAAAVMHAAEFEARQAMVVEHTTALAALRESEERFKGAFHDSAVGMALIATDGRFLQVNRSLCQMLGYSDSELLNTNFQAVTHPDDLDRTLIFVCQMLTGEIQAYEMEKRYLHKQGHVVWVLLNVSLVHNSQGEPVHFIAQIQDVTERKQAEEERAQLICEQAARAVAEASEQRSTFLAEASAVLSASLDYEATLISLARLAVPYLADLCVIDMVEDGESLRPLTVAHIDPAKEDLARQLQQYYPLRLSHLRPVLQALQTGESQLLAEVSEAAIADSTTDADYLRLIRSLHPKSVMIVPLIAAGRTIGVISFTISESQRHYNSVDLTLAEDLARRAALAVDNARLYQEAQDANRMKDEFLATLSHELRTPLNSILGWSRLLGSRKFDEVTTAKALETIERNAKSQAQLIEDILDVSRIVQGKLQLQVRPVELITVITAATDAVRPAAEAKGISLEPKLNEAATQVLGDPDRLQQIVWNLLANAIKFTPRGGQVEISLELIDSCIQIRVQDTGQGIPAEFLPHVFDRFRQADSTSTRSHGGLGLGLAIVRHLVELQGGTVSAASPGEGQGATFTVKLPPLVLSASDPELPPSTHCLLEGIANALESSILKGVSVLVVDDENDARELLQTILEQSGANVTAVASVAEAIAAYENLQPDILISDIAMPGEDGYALIHRVKTLEHHPVKPMPAIALTAYAREEDQAQALSAGFQMHFAKPVEPTSLVSALANLLGRTVTS
- a CDS encoding protein phosphatase 2C domain-containing protein; translation: MNHATAPIYCPICQTLNTEAYNFCQQCRSSLPKRYLWAVGTGVDAYQIGDVLGDRYVLKSRRVLFDTKPGLLPDLPSDISDAIAPYLRLFPYQLHIPQVYGQVQTEKGAPVVLLEQVPLETRRWSQSAAELSHPLFPALADVWTEAPAIRQLNWLWQISQLWQPFSSERVASSLVEPQLLRVEGPLVRLLELQSDRKSAPTLRELGQLWLQWAPTAQPEIARFLAALCHQMIQGQIRTPEQLTAQLDRGLVVCGRSQARLAQIATRTDQGPSRQRNEDACYPASGTAFSVPLHPGETPKTLTLVCDGIGGHEGGDVASNLAIAAVQERIQDLELDVALQHPDSLMAELEQAVCLANDLICQRNDQEQRLDRQRMGTTLVMALARGHEAYITHIGDSRVYWITRTGCYQLTVDDDVASREVRLGYALYRDAVQQPVAGSLVQALGMSSSATLHPTVQRLILDEAGVFLLCSDGLTENDRVEECWETEILPILDGKVDVATACQRLVEIGNMRNGHDNVTVGLLYYQVTHTEAIAELPASLLTESPDLDLPPTRQPTAIVTDTPTQVVNAAPSTLKTQILPPRRSPNGALLLLGILLLVGLGGVLAYLLLPGVSRRIDPLLGRAPQPDGAQVNPGTPIPTLPSPNSSPLVSSLTLAPGTLIQIRQPTSGLASDRETGSIQLQPQPGSSTTAPDPESGTASGDRTPNAATAQLVPAGGLLQVLSKQVIPAQGSWVKLKVCSIPSGTNAQEPASPKTATPIPTASPANRATTPSPSDRFLQPGASGWIEEAVLMPLIEPNSPSPNQLGACSNPPLTSTPTPTTAPSQSPAPE